The following coding sequences lie in one Thermotoga sp. Mc24 genomic window:
- a CDS encoding RNA-guided endonuclease TnpB family protein yields AEVQNTSTDILGIDLGIKDTITLSDGKKYKMPDLSKYERQIKRLHRRLSRKQRGSKNWEKARLCLAKLYEKIVNIKNDWLHKITHDLVSESQAGKIVVEDLNIKGMVQNHRLARHIHMQSWRRFLELLEYKAKRCGIEVIKANRYYPSSQMCSECGYINKEVKDLSVREWTCPVCGAHHDRDVNAAKNLVRYGLMLSIGREPSEFTPVDSALAAEPERGLRAITG; encoded by the coding sequence TGCTGAAGTACAAAATACTTCCACCGACATTCTAGGTATAGACCTTGGAATCAAAGACACAATCACATTGAGCGATGGCAAGAAATATAAAATGCCAGACCTTTCAAAATACGAGAGACAGATCAAAAGACTTCACAGACGATTATCCAGGAAACAGAGAGGTTCAAAGAACTGGGAAAAAGCACGTTTGTGTCTTGCAAAGCTGTACGAGAAAATAGTCAACATAAAAAACGACTGGCTTCACAAGATCACACACGATCTTGTCAGCGAAAGCCAAGCTGGAAAGATCGTGGTGGAAGATCTCAACATCAAAGGTATGGTTCAAAACCACAGACTTGCCAGGCACATCCACATGCAGTCGTGGAGGAGATTCTTAGAACTTCTCGAGTACAAGGCAAAGCGCTGTGGAATCGAAGTGATAAAAGCGAACAGATACTATCCCTCAAGTCAGATGTGCAGTGAATGCGGATACATAAACAAAGAAGTCAAAGACCTGAGCGTTAGAGAATGGACGTGTCCTGTATGTGGAGCGCATCACGATAGAGACGTGAACGCTGCGAAGAATTTGGTCAGGTACGGCTTGATGCTTTCAATAGGGCGGGAACCGTCCGAATTTACGCCTGTGGACAGTGCTCTGGCGGCGGAACCCGAAAGGGGTCT